One window of Botrimarina mediterranea genomic DNA carries:
- a CDS encoding methylated-DNA--[protein]-cysteine S-methyltransferase: MSPAWKTMRSPVGELKLVASGRGLTAILWENDVPTRVRLGEMHEETAHPVLVEAERQLTEYFGRERTAFSLPLDFRGADFQKRVWQELLTIPYGETRSYGDIARRLGNAQACRAVGAANGRNPISIVAPCHRVVGSNGKLTGFAGGLEAKAFLLRLETGADEEPFALR; encoded by the coding sequence ATGTCGCCCGCTTGGAAGACAATGCGGTCGCCGGTCGGCGAGTTGAAGCTCGTCGCCAGCGGCCGTGGGCTGACGGCCATCCTGTGGGAGAACGACGTGCCGACACGCGTCCGGCTCGGGGAGATGCACGAGGAGACGGCCCACCCGGTGCTCGTCGAAGCCGAGCGGCAACTCACCGAGTACTTCGGCCGCGAGCGCACGGCGTTCTCGCTGCCGCTCGACTTCCGCGGCGCCGACTTTCAGAAGCGTGTCTGGCAAGAGCTGCTAACGATCCCCTACGGCGAGACACGCAGCTACGGCGACATCGCCCGCCGCCTCGGCAACGCCCAGGCGTGCCGCGCCGTGGGCGCGGCGAACGGGCGCAACCCGATCTCGATCGTTGCGCCTTGCCACCGCGTCGTGGGGAGCAACGGCAAACTGACGGGTTTTGCGGGTGGCCTCGAAGCCAAGGCGTTCCTGCTCCGGCTCGAAACGGGCGCCGATGAGGAGCCCTTCGCACTGCGGTGA
- a CDS encoding FHA domain-containing protein: MPPSDGPAPNDPLDFIRRAARLAQSDRGAQSDRVNPAGKALKADDVNAAIERMVRDDSADDMDSFGVDMSADTPPALDSIDDESGLNHTSEAPSRGTLAEADFSVDSTIELPEGDLSGADESGEPSLSDPTASSSRARNSSRQTILATPLYRPTRRPPMAVLHLFDDDQRNYEAVRIRQTPFVIGRQDGDLVVGHERQMSRRHARIDRVQEGDLWRWYLADLRSTNGTFIRTKQAALEDGVEVLLGGELVRFVDAGAGPPALVRIAPSTEEERITISPGAHLIGSDPGVCLPFLKESRFLDPQHLRVEHVKGHWQVTDLSSTNGLWVAITKRTELVSGASFQIGEQRFAFHVP, encoded by the coding sequence ATGCCCCCGAGCGACGGACCCGCGCCGAACGACCCGCTGGATTTCATCCGCCGCGCTGCGCGATTGGCGCAGTCCGACAGGGGAGCGCAGTCAGATAGGGTGAACCCCGCGGGCAAGGCGCTCAAGGCCGACGACGTCAACGCCGCCATCGAACGCATGGTGCGCGACGACAGCGCCGACGACATGGACTCGTTCGGCGTCGACATGTCCGCCGACACGCCGCCAGCGCTCGACTCGATCGACGACGAGTCGGGGCTCAACCACACGAGCGAAGCACCCTCGCGCGGCACGCTGGCCGAAGCGGACTTCTCGGTCGACTCGACGATCGAACTCCCCGAGGGCGACCTCAGCGGCGCCGACGAGTCGGGCGAACCCAGTCTCTCAGACCCGACCGCGTCGAGCAGCCGGGCGCGCAACTCTTCGCGCCAGACGATCCTCGCCACGCCGCTCTACCGGCCGACGCGTCGCCCGCCGATGGCGGTGCTGCATCTGTTCGACGACGACCAGCGCAATTACGAGGCGGTCCGCATCCGTCAGACGCCCTTCGTCATCGGTCGGCAAGACGGCGACCTCGTCGTCGGACACGAACGCCAGATGTCGCGGCGCCACGCCCGCATCGACCGCGTCCAAGAGGGGGACCTCTGGCGCTGGTACTTGGCCGACCTCCGCAGCACCAACGGCACGTTCATCCGCACCAAACAAGCGGCGCTCGAGGACGGCGTCGAGGTGCTACTCGGCGGCGAGCTGGTCCGCTTCGTCGATGCCGGCGCGGGCCCGCCGGCGCTGGTGCGGATCGCTCCCTCCACGGAGGAAGAGCGCATCACCATCTCGCCTGGCGCCCACCTCATCGGCAGCGACCCGGGCGTCTGCCTGCCGTTCTTAAAAGAGAGCCGCTTCCTCGACCCCCAGCACCTGCGCGTCGAGCACGTGAAAGGCCATTGGCAAGTGACCGACCTCTCAAGCACCAACGGCCTTTGGGTGGCGATCACCAAACGGACCGAACTGGTCAGCGGCGCGTCGTTCCAAATCGGCGAACAACGCTTCGCCTTCCATGTGCCGTAG
- a CDS encoding RNA polymerase sigma factor, translating to MASPREKTPPSAETLAEEALVAKAVTGDAPALESLLVARHEHLLRYIERSLPANLQAKVSAEDLLQQTYLQVFKSITIFEPKGPGAFFAWLKTIATRKLIDATRSIKHEKRVGQAPAAGSESQSSYDNFMNKVAQTGAGAGTIAMTDELRGAFHVALANLPENYRAVVQLRYLDDLSLEEVAQRLGVTTGAARGLCHRARQAVRDEIQRMSRFI from the coding sequence ATGGCGTCCCCGCGCGAGAAAACGCCGCCGTCCGCCGAAACGCTCGCCGAAGAAGCGCTTGTAGCGAAAGCCGTCACGGGCGACGCCCCGGCGCTGGAGTCGCTGCTCGTCGCCCGGCACGAGCACTTGCTGCGTTACATCGAGCGCAGCCTGCCGGCGAACTTGCAAGCCAAGGTTTCCGCCGAGGACCTGTTGCAACAGACCTACTTGCAGGTGTTTAAGTCGATCACCATCTTCGAGCCCAAGGGACCCGGCGCCTTTTTTGCGTGGCTCAAGACGATCGCCACCCGCAAGCTGATCGACGCCACGCGGTCGATCAAGCACGAGAAGCGTGTCGGCCAGGCGCCCGCCGCCGGGTCAGAGTCGCAGTCGAGTTACGACAACTTCATGAACAAGGTCGCCCAGACCGGCGCCGGCGCGGGGACGATCGCGATGACGGACGAGCTCCGCGGCGCCTTCCACGTCGCGCTCGCCAACCTGCCGGAGAACTACCGCGCCGTTGTGCAGCTGCGATACCTCGACGACCTGTCGCTCGAAGAGGTCGCCCAGCGGCTAGGCGTCACCACCGGCGCCGCCCGCGGACTCTGTCATCGTGCCCGCCAGGCCGTGCGTGACGAGATCCAGCGGATGTCCCGATTCATTTAG
- a CDS encoding Hsp70 family protein produces the protein MSEPAPAMGIDLGTTTCAAARLTAVGELSCYLLEDNRYLLPSALHIGDAVVAGEAAFARALDDADGLVDAFKRDMGQPHFNRQVRGHWVPPEVLSALLLEAIRKTVQADWPTRRAVITVPAYFDERRRKATLEAGRLAGIDVIDIVNEPVAAALAELHHAGRLNESMIEATPSNVVVYDLGGGTFDVSVLRVEGPEITTLASDGDVRLGGRDFDQRIVDYIAERFRDRHGLDPRSDFTLVQRLWRLCERAKHELTAAETTSVNCSLAGKEMSIGLSRAGFVGLIAPLLERTLATSTDALEQAGLTWDRVDQILLVGGSSRIPAVAQMVEAETGIKPTRSHDPDLAVARGAALFAALDHAPSLSRLTVVNVNAHSLGVAGVDPRTGMGVNRIIIPRNSRLPAAKRQKFVTKKAGQKTIKINIVEGENENPDYCVPVGACVATLSPNLPAQTEVIVTCRLGTNGTLSVSCLVPATDEGAHVEIRRDGLLELESLDVWKNRLLGRNLNDQADEKSGSVAELPYAPPVDKDDEEAMVRRVDYLCQSAADLYSGESVSQRAGAARDQWFAAEQEHGALEQILSEVLRDRRRETDQSEQTRLQAAAAALRVQLREAENLLRYSKVAFGGLCLATEKTLPDAEEMADEFCDLRAALDE, from the coding sequence ATGAGCGAACCCGCTCCGGCCATGGGCATCGACTTGGGCACGACCACCTGCGCCGCCGCGCGATTGACGGCGGTGGGTGAGTTGTCCTGCTACTTGCTCGAAGACAACCGCTACCTGCTCCCTAGCGCTCTGCACATCGGCGACGCCGTCGTCGCCGGGGAAGCGGCCTTCGCCCGTGCGCTCGACGACGCCGACGGGCTCGTCGATGCGTTCAAACGCGACATGGGGCAGCCCCACTTCAACCGCCAAGTGCGCGGCCACTGGGTCCCGCCCGAAGTGCTCAGCGCGCTGCTGCTCGAAGCGATCCGCAAGACCGTGCAGGCCGACTGGCCTACGCGGCGGGCCGTGATCACGGTGCCGGCTTATTTCGACGAACGCCGCCGCAAGGCGACGCTCGAAGCGGGCCGGCTCGCCGGGATCGACGTCATCGACATCGTCAACGAGCCCGTCGCCGCGGCGTTGGCGGAGCTGCACCACGCCGGGCGGCTCAACGAGAGCATGATCGAGGCGACGCCATCGAACGTCGTCGTCTACGATCTCGGCGGCGGCACTTTCGACGTCTCGGTGCTGCGGGTCGAGGGGCCCGAGATCACGACGCTCGCGTCCGACGGCGACGTGCGGCTCGGCGGCCGCGACTTCGACCAGCGGATCGTCGACTATATCGCCGAGCGATTCCGCGACCGACACGGCCTCGACCCACGCAGCGATTTCACGCTGGTGCAGAGGCTGTGGCGGCTGTGTGAGCGGGCCAAGCACGAGTTGACCGCCGCCGAGACAACAAGCGTCAACTGCTCGCTCGCCGGCAAGGAGATGTCGATCGGGCTGTCGCGAGCCGGCTTCGTCGGCCTGATCGCGCCGCTGCTGGAGCGGACGCTCGCCACTTCGACCGATGCGCTCGAGCAGGCGGGCCTTACTTGGGACCGTGTCGATCAAATCTTGTTGGTTGGCGGTTCGTCGCGTATCCCGGCCGTCGCGCAGATGGTCGAGGCTGAGACGGGCATCAAGCCGACGCGGTCGCACGACCCCGACCTCGCCGTCGCCCGCGGCGCAGCGTTGTTCGCGGCGCTCGACCACGCGCCTTCGCTCTCACGGTTGACGGTTGTGAACGTCAACGCGCACAGCCTCGGCGTGGCGGGCGTCGATCCCCGGACGGGGATGGGAGTCAACCGCATTATCATCCCGCGCAACTCGCGCCTTCCCGCGGCGAAGCGGCAGAAGTTCGTCACCAAGAAGGCGGGACAGAAGACCATCAAGATCAACATCGTCGAAGGCGAAAACGAGAACCCCGACTACTGCGTGCCCGTCGGGGCGTGCGTGGCGACACTGTCGCCAAACTTGCCGGCGCAGACCGAGGTGATCGTCACTTGCCGACTGGGGACCAACGGCACGCTCAGCGTGTCGTGCCTGGTGCCCGCGACCGACGAGGGCGCGCATGTCGAGATCCGCCGCGACGGGCTCTTGGAACTCGAGTCGCTGGACGTCTGGAAGAATCGGCTGCTGGGCAGGAACCTCAACGATCAAGCGGACGAGAAGAGCGGCTCGGTCGCCGAGTTGCCCTATGCCCCGCCGGTTGATAAGGACGATGAAGAGGCGATGGTCCGACGAGTCGATTACCTCTGCCAATCCGCCGCGGACCTCTACTCGGGGGAGTCGGTGTCACAACGCGCCGGCGCCGCCCGTGATCAGTGGTTCGCGGCCGAGCAAGAGCACGGCGCGCTGGAGCAAATCCTGTCAGAGGTGCTCCGCGATCGACGACGAGAGACCGACCAGTCCGAACAAACGCGGCTTCAAGCCGCCGCCGCGGCGCTGCGGGTGCAGCTCCGCGAAGCGGAGAACCTGCTACGGTACTCGAAGGTGGCGTTCGGCGGCCTGTGCTTGGCGACGGAGAAGACGCTTCCCGACGCCGAAGAGATGGCGGATGAATTTTGTGACTTGCGGGCGGCGCTTGATGAATAA
- a CDS encoding RodZ family helix-turn-helix domain-containing protein: protein MRYARHSALVRVAAMAVAPLGVLAPFCTPVSSASEPAASDDLYVNACSAIDDGSTSDAESDSVAPSVPAATPPPAVTSGDDLFVQLAAPSATDDATAVTVTQSQEVVPAPSAFTPLEPAPPAGTGLNRPIVMLTLDAAANPELVANLSKLKTDVAIRDESIDRFGSWDDPTREAASTPSRFNPQLVNWAAPAVYTNPLYFEQPNVERYGHYVGVCQRDNLTQSAISAAHFFVCVPALPYKIGAEGPCECNYTLGSYRPGSCNPHQLVKPPLSLRGLVFEGAAATGLVFLLP, encoded by the coding sequence ATGCGTTACGCCCGTCACTCAGCCCTCGTCCGGGTCGCCGCAATGGCGGTAGCGCCGCTCGGCGTGCTAGCCCCGTTCTGCACGCCAGTGAGCAGCGCCTCCGAGCCGGCCGCCTCGGACGACCTTTACGTGAACGCCTGCAGCGCCATCGATGACGGTTCAACGAGCGACGCCGAGAGTGACTCCGTAGCGCCGAGCGTTCCCGCCGCGACGCCCCCGCCAGCCGTAACGTCAGGCGACGACCTCTTCGTTCAACTCGCCGCGCCGTCGGCGACCGATGACGCGACCGCCGTAACCGTCACCCAGTCGCAAGAAGTCGTCCCGGCGCCCAGCGCCTTCACGCCGCTCGAGCCGGCCCCGCCAGCAGGCACAGGCCTCAACCGCCCGATCGTTATGCTCACGCTCGACGCGGCCGCCAATCCCGAACTGGTCGCCAACCTCTCGAAGCTAAAGACCGACGTCGCCATCCGGGACGAGTCGATTGACCGCTTTGGATCGTGGGACGATCCGACGCGCGAAGCGGCTTCGACGCCGTCACGCTTCAATCCACAGTTGGTTAATTGGGCGGCGCCCGCCGTCTACACCAACCCGCTCTACTTCGAGCAACCCAACGTCGAACGTTACGGCCACTACGTCGGCGTTTGCCAGCGCGACAACCTCACGCAGTCGGCGATCAGCGCCGCGCACTTCTTCGTCTGCGTTCCGGCGTTGCCGTACAAGATCGGCGCCGAGGGACCCTGCGAGTGCAACTACACACTGGGCAGCTACCGCCCCGGTTCGTGCAACCCGCACCAACTCGTGAAGCCCCCGCTGAGCTTGCGGGGCTTGGTGTTCGAGGGCGCGGCGGCGACGGGGTTGGTGTTCTTGTTGCCGTAA
- a CDS encoding FHA domain-containing protein: MLLSLLLLLVMDVYHKLLGIPPNEQPPTHYRLLAVEPFETDREVIANAARARCQFVKSVSLTIPELTEPVLDAIMTAKRCLLDPVQRAAYDRELLAKQTAPKLASVSQAEAPSGIRHAVPLGSDAEEAAKFETDSWMLAPARVAEPPKGREWVVGSGSQAAIRVLAPWVSRRHCRIWEDASDAWIEDLGSTNGTFVNEVPIEGPTRLQAADYVTLGRKTRLPWPLPPECTGRDLRVYSIGRAPDCDYVLDDKSVSQHHAQLLIEGEVILLQDLDSLNGTRVGSLTNRISACELPEHVSVYFGAAKVFAQALIQAVRKR, translated from the coding sequence GTGCTGCTGTCGTTGCTACTGTTGCTGGTTATGGACGTCTACCACAAACTGCTGGGCATCCCGCCGAACGAGCAGCCGCCGACGCACTACCGGCTGCTGGCGGTCGAGCCCTTCGAGACCGACCGGGAGGTGATCGCGAACGCGGCCCGCGCGCGGTGTCAATTTGTGAAGAGCGTCAGTCTGACGATCCCCGAGCTGACCGAGCCGGTCCTCGACGCGATCATGACGGCGAAGCGCTGCCTGCTCGACCCCGTGCAACGCGCGGCGTACGACCGCGAATTGCTGGCGAAACAAACGGCGCCGAAGCTTGCAAGCGTCAGCCAAGCCGAAGCGCCATCCGGGATACGGCACGCCGTGCCGCTCGGCAGCGACGCCGAGGAAGCGGCGAAGTTCGAGACCGACTCGTGGATGCTGGCGCCGGCGCGCGTCGCCGAGCCGCCCAAGGGACGCGAGTGGGTTGTCGGCAGCGGTTCCCAAGCGGCGATCCGTGTGCTGGCGCCGTGGGTCTCCCGGCGGCACTGCCGGATTTGGGAGGACGCATCCGACGCTTGGATCGAGGACCTCGGCTCGACCAACGGCACGTTTGTGAACGAGGTCCCGATCGAGGGACCGACAAGACTGCAAGCCGCCGACTACGTCACGCTGGGCCGCAAGACCCGGCTGCCGTGGCCGCTGCCGCCCGAGTGCACAGGGCGTGACTTGCGGGTCTATTCGATCGGCCGCGCGCCCGATTGCGACTACGTGCTCGACGACAAATCGGTGTCGCAGCACCACGCGCAGCTACTCATCGAGGGGGAAGTCATCCTGCTCCAGGACCTTGACTCTCTGAACGGCACGCGCGTTGGCAGCCTGACCAATCGCATCAGCGCCTGCGAGTTGCCGGAGCACGTCTCGGTCTACTTCGGGGCCGCGAAGGTCTTCGCCCAGGCATTGATTCAGGCGGTCCGCAAACGCTGA
- a CDS encoding TolC family protein: protein MTTCHTATDRLHWRRCVSCVLVGVMAASGCRSVKKEPCTFYDSAAAQVTYEAPAATASQLTLESPVVCSEDDIDMAEPSALDPNAPIDYQDLTLEEAIQHALQNTRVLRDMGGVITTPDALVASVYDPAMQYSDPLTGEEAALSAFDATFAANAYFEKVDREYNNTFIGRGGQLIQDLGNARAELRKTTATGTQVFMRHLLESDFNNNVGNRFGSPSQSFGALLEGEIRQPLLQGAGVQFNRIAGPNGQPGQLNGVLLARTRTDISLAQFEASVRDLVSNVENAYWDLYFAYRDLDAKKRARDFALETYQSVAVRAGYGDEEGTNEKIGQALEQYWRYESEVLNAQTGRPVEGTRTGWGSSGGTSRSPVGVRLAERRLRLIIGMPINGGAVLRPSTEPLVAPVSFDWNRLAGTAVEARPELRAQRWRIKQLEMELLAGRNLLLPDLDVVGRYRWRGFGEDLMSQSNQPFSSAYGDLTSGDYQEWQLGVEMEVPLGFRRAHTAVRNAEHSLARSRAILKEQKRDVVFGLSNAIADAQRSFSVVQAQYNRFQAAERQIEALSRLEEAGETSVDLKLEAQRRVLDTEILYHQATVDYMLALRNVYYETGTLLDYNNVFLAEGPSPAGAVRDAIDLSQRRTKPLDYTRRDAVISAGPAL from the coding sequence ATGACCACCTGCCACACCGCCACCGATCGCCTACATTGGCGCCGTTGCGTGTCGTGCGTGCTGGTCGGTGTGATGGCGGCGTCGGGGTGCCGCTCGGTGAAGAAAGAGCCGTGCACGTTCTACGATTCGGCCGCGGCGCAGGTCACGTACGAAGCGCCCGCCGCTACGGCGAGCCAACTGACCCTCGAGTCGCCCGTCGTCTGTTCCGAGGACGACATCGACATGGCCGAGCCCAGCGCGCTCGACCCCAACGCGCCGATCGACTATCAGGACCTCACGCTCGAAGAAGCGATTCAGCACGCGCTGCAAAATACGCGGGTGCTGCGCGACATGGGCGGCGTGATCACGACGCCCGACGCGCTGGTGGCGTCGGTCTATGACCCGGCGATGCAGTACTCCGACCCGCTCACTGGCGAAGAGGCGGCGCTATCGGCCTTCGATGCGACGTTCGCGGCCAACGCCTACTTCGAAAAGGTCGATCGTGAGTACAACAACACATTCATCGGTCGAGGCGGCCAGTTGATCCAAGACCTGGGCAACGCCCGGGCGGAGCTGCGCAAGACGACCGCGACCGGCACGCAGGTGTTCATGCGGCACCTGCTGGAGTCGGACTTCAACAACAACGTCGGCAATCGCTTCGGCAGCCCGAGTCAGTCGTTCGGCGCGTTGCTCGAAGGTGAAATCCGCCAACCGCTATTGCAAGGCGCCGGCGTCCAGTTCAACCGCATCGCCGGACCAAACGGCCAGCCGGGTCAGCTGAACGGCGTGCTGCTCGCGCGGACACGGACGGATATCTCGCTCGCCCAGTTCGAGGCATCGGTGCGCGACCTCGTGTCGAACGTCGAGAACGCTTATTGGGACTTGTACTTCGCCTACCGCGACCTCGACGCCAAGAAACGGGCTCGCGATTTCGCGCTGGAGACCTACCAGAGTGTCGCGGTCCGGGCCGGTTATGGCGACGAAGAGGGGACCAACGAGAAGATCGGCCAGGCGCTCGAGCAGTATTGGCGTTACGAATCCGAGGTGCTCAACGCCCAGACCGGCCGGCCCGTCGAAGGGACCCGCACCGGTTGGGGCAGCAGCGGCGGCACGAGCCGTTCGCCCGTCGGCGTGCGGCTGGCGGAGCGGCGGCTGCGGCTGATCATCGGCATGCCGATCAATGGCGGCGCCGTGCTACGACCGAGCACCGAGCCCCTGGTGGCGCCGGTGTCGTTCGACTGGAACCGACTAGCGGGCACAGCGGTCGAGGCGCGTCCCGAGCTTCGCGCCCAGCGCTGGCGGATCAAGCAGCTGGAGATGGAACTGCTCGCCGGGCGCAACCTGCTCTTGCCCGACCTCGACGTCGTCGGGCGTTACCGCTGGCGTGGCTTCGGTGAAGACCTGATGTCGCAGTCGAATCAGCCGTTCTCAAGCGCGTACGGCGACCTCACCAGCGGCGACTACCAAGAGTGGCAACTCGGCGTCGAGATGGAGGTGCCGCTAGGCTTCCGCCGCGCCCACACGGCGGTGAGGAACGCCGAGCACTCACTAGCCCGATCGCGGGCGATCCTCAAAGAACAGAAGCGCGACGTCGTCTTCGGCCTCAGCAACGCCATCGCCGACGCCCAGCGCTCGTTTAGCGTCGTGCAGGCGCAGTACAACCGGTTCCAGGCCGCCGAGCGGCAGATCGAGGCGCTATCGAGGCTCGAGGAAGCGGGCGAGACGTCGGTGGACCTGAAGCTCGAAGCGCAGCGCCGCGTGCTCGACACCGAGATCCTCTACCACCAAGCGACGGTCGACTACATGCTCGCGCTGCGGAACGTCTACTACGAGACCGGCACGCTGCTCGACTACAACAATGTTTTCCTAGCGGAAGGCCCGTCGCCCGCTGGCGCCGTCAGGGACGCGATCGACCTCTCACAGCGCCGTACGAAGCCGCTGGACTACACACGCCGCGACGCGGTGATCTCGGCAGGCCCGGCGCTTTGA
- a CDS encoding HD domain-containing phosphohydrolase: MPYSALLSRESTSQAESNTATQNARVMIIDDEPINVTVVRKFLQRSGYRNFDEITDSTQALGHIYTNPPDVLLLDLMMPVVSGLDILEAVRADPTLDRVPVLILTASCDAETKIEALNLGATDFLSKPVDPTELIPRVRNALLVKGREDALEDLVAKRTAELERSRREVIHCLARAAEFRDNETGRHVIRVGKYAGILARQMGFNERDAQQLEVAATLHDIGKIGIPDAILLKPGKLDPEEFELMQKHAAYGRKIVSAMDATEYASFVGHAELGSTLLGECTSPVLQLASRISLTHHERWDGSGYPLGLAGTDIPLEGRITAVADVFDALSSRRPYKAAFPFAKCVEILEEGRGKHFDPDVLNAFQAEREAIIRVQIDYADDE, from the coding sequence ATGCCTTACTCCGCCCTGCTTTCGCGCGAATCTACCAGCCAAGCCGAATCCAACACGGCCACGCAGAACGCGCGGGTGATGATCATCGATGACGAACCGATCAACGTCACCGTGGTGCGGAAGTTCCTGCAGCGCTCGGGCTACCGGAACTTCGACGAGATCACCGACTCGACCCAGGCACTCGGCCACATCTACACGAATCCGCCGGACGTGCTGCTGCTCGACTTGATGATGCCGGTGGTGAGCGGGCTCGACATCCTCGAGGCCGTCCGCGCCGATCCGACGCTCGACCGCGTGCCGGTGCTGATCCTCACCGCCAGCTGCGACGCCGAGACGAAGATCGAAGCGCTCAACCTGGGCGCCACGGACTTCCTCTCCAAGCCGGTGGACCCGACCGAACTGATCCCGCGGGTGCGGAACGCCCTGCTCGTGAAGGGCCGCGAGGACGCGCTCGAGGACCTCGTCGCCAAGCGGACGGCCGAGCTCGAACGCTCGCGCCGCGAGGTGATCCACTGCCTGGCCCGCGCCGCCGAGTTCCGTGACAACGAGACCGGCCGCCACGTCATCCGTGTCGGCAAGTACGCCGGCATCCTCGCCCGGCAGATGGGGTTCAACGAACGCGACGCGCAGCAACTCGAAGTCGCCGCCACGCTCCACGACATCGGCAAGATCGGCATCCCCGACGCCATCCTGCTCAAGCCCGGCAAGCTCGACCCCGAAGAGTTCGAGCTCATGCAGAAGCACGCCGCGTACGGCCGCAAGATCGTCAGCGCGATGGACGCCACGGAGTACGCGTCGTTCGTCGGTCATGCCGAGCTAGGCTCGACGCTGCTGGGCGAGTGCACATCACCCGTGCTGCAACTCGCCAGCCGCATCTCGCTGACGCACCACGAGCGCTGGGACGGCAGCGGCTATCCGCTCGGCCTCGCCGGCACGGACATCCCGCTCGAAGGCCGGATCACCGCGGTGGCCGACGTGTTCGACGCGCTCAGCAGTCGGCGCCCCTACAAGGCGGCGTTCCCGTTCGCCAAGTGCGTCGAGATCCTCGAAGAGGGCCGCGGTAAGCACTTCGACCCCGACGTGCTCAACGCCTTTCAAGCCGAACGCGAAGCCATCATCCGCGTCCAAATCGACTACGCGGACGACGAGTGA